One genomic segment of Paraburkholderia phymatum STM815 includes these proteins:
- a CDS encoding hybrid sensor histidine kinase/response regulator: MHDPAHFLPSFVWRADRAGAVRYVNPWASRYLGLPAPHIVGRNWHEFVHPDDINPVLDALRQMHDGNLLRNVDVRLLRGDGVFHWHTLHLQAQRDESGRIGDTVGVATDIHHCRHAWAMYEASERRLKAACQGAGMGAWEWDMKSRHVRMTEQLAELYSFPSGTDAVTLTDLWNRVAPEQREPFQQEVAQALERGGPFELDFQLDGTAAPPRWLRMRGHPEFDQQGVLSCVHGVTFDISRQRAAEERLILSERRYRALVESTGALVWSAHADGEIRPADEPWGKFTGADPQRLENWGWLDFVHPDDREMAREAWLTVLRDGTAGTITFRMRRYDGHYRMVQAHAAPLYDAHGTLQEWFGTTTDVTAQHEAQAAIEARSLRLTVAMQAAEIHIVAVDLTSWTLSFEMGGEPRVGETLTYEAALSRIHPDDRPVLDGYVRQLATGGDPGAHFEFRVLNPRGEQWMEGSALLQRGADGKPLRLIASVVDITERKRMELMLRETDRRKDEFLAMLAHELRNPLAPIRTAIALFEKHDGKDQRSADLIELMRRQTEHMTRIVDDLLEVSRITQGRIALQLEPILVGTAVYHAVEAMAASVEARRQHIQVDVSDATAWVRGDVTRISQILVNILNNASKYTPEDGSISISARADEMWVEIVTTDTGSGISAELLPKVFELFSQGERTLDRSNGGLGIGLSLVKKLVELHDGTIAVESEGEGRGTTVTVSLPRLHHHERHSALALSEPAAIDKPVSLRLLIVDDNRDAADSLAMLCESEGHFARTAYSSAEAIEAAAQLRPDAALLDIGLPDIDGYELARRLRAKDETSPRLIAITGYGQAEDRLRAQAAGFDYHFVKPVNIKSLLKLLSSLTGGR, translated from the coding sequence ATGCACGATCCTGCTCATTTCCTTCCATCGTTTGTCTGGCGCGCGGATCGGGCCGGCGCGGTGCGCTACGTCAACCCGTGGGCGTCGCGCTACCTTGGGCTGCCTGCACCGCATATCGTTGGCCGCAACTGGCATGAATTCGTTCATCCCGACGACATCAACCCCGTGCTCGACGCGTTACGTCAGATGCACGACGGCAACCTGCTGCGCAATGTCGACGTGCGCCTTTTGCGCGGCGACGGAGTTTTTCACTGGCACACGCTGCATCTGCAGGCACAACGCGATGAAAGCGGCCGCATTGGCGATACGGTGGGCGTGGCGACGGATATCCATCATTGCCGGCACGCGTGGGCGATGTACGAAGCGAGCGAACGCCGGTTGAAGGCCGCGTGCCAGGGCGCCGGCATGGGCGCATGGGAATGGGACATGAAGAGTCGCCATGTGCGGATGACCGAGCAGCTCGCCGAACTCTATTCTTTTCCATCCGGCACCGATGCCGTCACGCTAACCGATCTGTGGAACCGCGTCGCGCCCGAGCAGCGTGAGCCGTTCCAACAGGAGGTTGCACAGGCGCTCGAGCGTGGCGGCCCGTTCGAGCTCGATTTTCAGCTTGACGGCACCGCTGCGCCGCCGCGTTGGCTGCGCATGCGTGGCCATCCGGAATTCGACCAGCAAGGCGTGCTTTCCTGCGTGCATGGCGTCACATTCGATATCTCGAGGCAGCGCGCGGCTGAAGAACGGCTCATTCTGAGCGAGCGCCGCTATCGAGCGCTGGTGGAGTCGACGGGCGCTCTCGTCTGGTCGGCGCATGCGGATGGGGAAATCCGTCCTGCCGATGAGCCGTGGGGCAAATTCACGGGCGCCGACCCGCAGCGACTGGAGAACTGGGGATGGCTCGACTTCGTTCACCCCGACGATCGCGAGATGGCGCGCGAGGCCTGGCTGACCGTCTTGCGCGACGGCACGGCGGGCACGATAACGTTTCGTATGCGCCGCTACGACGGCCATTACCGGATGGTTCAGGCGCACGCCGCTCCTCTGTACGACGCTCACGGCACACTGCAGGAGTGGTTCGGCACGACAACCGATGTCACCGCCCAACATGAAGCTCAGGCGGCGATCGAAGCCCGCAGCCTGCGTCTGACCGTCGCGATGCAGGCGGCAGAAATCCATATCGTCGCTGTCGATCTCACGTCGTGGACGCTGTCGTTCGAAATGGGCGGCGAGCCTCGCGTGGGCGAAACGCTGACGTACGAGGCCGCGCTTTCGCGCATCCATCCTGACGATCGTCCCGTGCTCGACGGTTACGTGCGCCAACTCGCGACTGGCGGCGATCCCGGTGCGCATTTCGAGTTTCGCGTGCTGAACCCGCGCGGGGAACAATGGATGGAAGGCAGCGCACTGCTTCAGCGCGGCGCCGACGGCAAACCATTGCGGCTCATCGCGAGCGTCGTCGATATCACCGAACGCAAGCGCATGGAGTTGATGCTGCGCGAAACGGACCGGCGCAAGGACGAATTTCTCGCGATGCTGGCGCACGAACTGCGCAATCCGCTCGCGCCGATACGTACAGCCATTGCGCTGTTCGAGAAGCATGACGGCAAGGATCAACGTTCCGCCGACCTCATCGAACTGATGCGCCGACAGACCGAACACATGACGCGCATCGTCGACGACCTGCTCGAAGTGTCGCGCATCACGCAAGGCAGGATCGCGCTTCAGCTCGAGCCGATTCTTGTCGGCACGGCCGTCTATCACGCAGTCGAGGCGATGGCTGCATCCGTCGAAGCGCGGCGACAGCACATTCAGGTGGACGTCTCCGACGCGACGGCGTGGGTTCGGGGCGACGTGACGCGGATCTCGCAGATCCTCGTGAACATCCTCAACAACGCGAGCAAATACACACCCGAAGACGGGAGCATTTCGATCAGCGCGCGAGCTGACGAGATGTGGGTCGAGATCGTAACCACCGACACGGGCAGCGGAATATCGGCCGAACTGTTGCCGAAGGTGTTCGAGCTCTTTTCACAGGGGGAACGCACGCTCGACCGTTCGAATGGCGGTCTCGGCATCGGCCTTTCGCTCGTGAAGAAACTGGTCGAACTGCATGACGGCACGATCGCCGTGGAGAGCGAAGGCGAAGGCCGCGGCACGACAGTCACGGTGTCGCTGCCGCGCCTGCATCATCACGAACGACATTCGGCACTTGCGTTGTCGGAACCCGCCGCGATCGACAAGCCGGTTTCGCTAAGGCTCCTGATCGTCGACGACAATCGCGACGCCGCAGACTCGCTCGCGATGTTGTGTGAATCGGAGGGCCATTTTGCACGCACGGCCTACTCTTCGGCGGAGGCTATTGAAGCCGCTGCGCAGCTGCGCCCCGATGCAGCTCTGCTCGACATCGGCTTGCCCGACATCGATGGCTACGAACTGGCGCGCCGGCTGCGCGCGAAGGACGAAACGTCGCCCCGCCTGATTGCAATCACCGGGTACGGACAAGCCGAAGACCGGCTCAGGGCCCAGGCCGCCGGCTTCGACTATCACTTCGTCAAGCCGGTCAATATCAAGAGCCTGCTCAAACTGCTGTCCTCGCTGACGGGCGGCCGATGA
- a CDS encoding flavodoxin family protein, with protein MSREAFRERFNARFYDPAFRTEDASIERLEAIAWQAYEEGRKAPITEKAGSDYADPDYDLSVEWREAARRVKAAQARQQDPSTRSRVLVINASTRNDNTCPGEMSKSFRLAKRIEAIVTDAHFEADFLDLSLLSSDRDLQIHPCKACVSTAMPLCHWPCSCYPNHALGQVNDGMNDIYERFAACHGVVIVTPVYWYQSPAALKLMIDRLVCADGGNPDPTSTHGKDPQRAKQLELEGWPYPKHLKGRAYGLVVHGDVAGIEGSRAALADWLDWMGFIEAGAQARLDRYINYYAPYATSHAALDEDRCMQAETDNVARAVVNAVTAIREGTLRRPDDTLEPPRAK; from the coding sequence ATGTCGCGCGAAGCCTTTCGCGAGCGCTTCAACGCGCGCTTTTACGATCCCGCTTTCCGCACCGAAGATGCATCCATCGAACGACTGGAAGCGATTGCATGGCAAGCGTACGAAGAAGGCCGCAAGGCGCCCATTACCGAAAAGGCGGGTTCGGACTATGCGGATCCCGACTACGACCTGTCCGTCGAGTGGCGCGAGGCGGCGCGGCGCGTGAAGGCAGCGCAAGCGCGCCAGCAGGATCCGTCGACGCGTTCGCGCGTGCTTGTCATCAACGCGTCGACGCGCAACGACAATACGTGCCCCGGCGAAATGTCGAAGAGCTTCCGCCTCGCGAAGCGCATCGAAGCGATCGTCACGGATGCGCATTTCGAAGCCGATTTTCTCGACCTCTCGCTGCTATCGTCTGACCGCGACCTGCAGATTCATCCGTGCAAGGCGTGCGTGTCGACGGCGATGCCGCTCTGTCACTGGCCGTGCAGCTGCTATCCGAATCACGCTCTCGGCCAGGTCAACGACGGGATGAACGACATCTACGAGCGTTTCGCGGCCTGTCATGGTGTGGTGATCGTGACGCCCGTCTACTGGTATCAGTCGCCTGCCGCACTGAAGCTGATGATCGACCGGCTGGTCTGTGCGGACGGCGGCAATCCCGATCCGACATCGACGCACGGCAAGGATCCGCAGCGCGCAAAGCAGCTGGAACTCGAAGGCTGGCCGTATCCGAAGCATCTGAAGGGCCGCGCGTACGGCCTTGTCGTGCATGGCGACGTCGCCGGCATCGAAGGGTCGCGTGCTGCGCTCGCCGACTGGCTCGACTGGATGGGTTTCATCGAAGCGGGCGCGCAGGCGCGGCTCGACCGCTACATCAACTATTACGCGCCATATGCAACCAGTCACGCCGCGCTCGATGAAGACAGGTGCATGCAGGCGGAAACGGACAATGTCGCACGCGCGGTCGTCAATGCCGTGACGGCGATACGCGAGGGCACACTGCGCCGGCCCGACGATACGCTCGAACCGCCGCGTGCCAAGTGA
- a CDS encoding NADP-dependent oxidoreductase, whose translation MSTHSLPQTPATMRAFRVHRFGGPEALEADAVAVPTPGRGEVLVKVLASSVNPVDIKTREGHYPLIREDALPYTLGRDFAGVVARTGDGVAGWKPGQEVYAFIGQGPGAHAEYVIVDQTALARKPSTLDFRQACAVPLAALTAWQGLFEHGLLEAEERVLIHAGSGGVGHFAVQFAKLKGAKVWVTASGDGVEFVRSLGVDNVIDYGAQKFEDAVCDVDLVYDMVGGETQERSWNVLRKGGRLVSTLNEPSQVKAAGHGATALRYTAHPDGKTLARIGELIDDGAMRVVVSGQYAFGELPAALARVERGHVHGKIVVHTLD comes from the coding sequence ATGAGCACGCACAGTCTGCCGCAGACGCCTGCCACGATGCGGGCCTTTCGCGTCCACCGCTTCGGCGGTCCTGAAGCGCTGGAAGCCGACGCGGTCGCCGTGCCGACTCCCGGCCGCGGCGAAGTACTCGTCAAGGTGCTGGCATCGAGCGTCAATCCCGTCGACATCAAGACGCGCGAAGGACACTATCCGCTGATTCGCGAGGACGCCTTGCCCTACACGCTGGGGCGCGACTTCGCCGGTGTGGTTGCACGCACGGGCGACGGCGTCGCCGGATGGAAACCGGGGCAGGAGGTCTACGCGTTCATTGGACAGGGGCCTGGCGCGCATGCCGAATACGTGATCGTCGACCAGACGGCGCTCGCGAGAAAGCCCAGTACGCTCGATTTCCGCCAGGCCTGCGCCGTCCCGCTCGCTGCGCTGACTGCATGGCAGGGACTGTTCGAACACGGCTTGCTCGAAGCCGAAGAGCGCGTGCTGATTCATGCGGGCTCGGGCGGCGTCGGGCATTTCGCCGTCCAGTTCGCGAAGCTGAAGGGCGCGAAAGTGTGGGTCACCGCGTCGGGCGACGGTGTCGAATTCGTGCGCTCCCTCGGTGTCGACAATGTGATCGACTACGGGGCGCAGAAGTTCGAAGATGCGGTGTGCGACGTGGATCTGGTCTACGACATGGTCGGCGGCGAGACACAGGAACGCTCATGGAACGTGCTGCGCAAGGGCGGCCGGCTCGTATCGACGCTCAACGAACCGTCACAGGTCAAGGCGGCCGGGCACGGCGCAACGGCGCTGCGTTACACCGCGCATCCCGATGGCAAGACGCTCGCGCGGATCGGCGAACTGATCGACGACGGTGCGATGCGTGTGGTCGTGTCGGGTCAATATGCGTTCGGTGAATTGCCCGCTGCACTGGCGCGCGTCGAGCGCGGCCATGTGCATGGGAAGATCGTGGTTCACACGTTGGACTGA
- a CDS encoding UDP-glucuronic acid decarboxylase family protein: MKEVSRKRILVTGGAGFLGSHLCERLVALGHDVLCVDNFYTGTKDNIAHLLDCANFEMMRHDVTFPLYVEVDEIYNLACPASPIHYQHDPVQTTKTSVHGAINMLGLAKRVGAKIFQASTSEVYGDARVHPQKEDYWGHVNPIGPRSCYDEGKRCAETLFMDYRRQHGLEIRIARIFNTYGPRMHPADGRVVSNFVMQALSGEPLTVYGDGSQTRSFCFVDDMIDAFIRLMNLDAYPDGPVNLGNPHEVSMLDIAQRIVEITGSSSAIEFRPLPIDDPWHRQPDIARARQLLAWQPQTSLGDGLAETVRYFSALLQSASASKGAARFAASVPAPVPVQSNV, from the coding sequence ATGAAAGAAGTATCGCGCAAACGCATTCTCGTGACGGGCGGTGCGGGGTTTCTCGGTTCGCATCTGTGCGAGCGTCTCGTTGCGCTGGGCCACGACGTGCTGTGCGTCGACAACTTCTATACGGGCACGAAAGACAACATCGCGCATCTGCTCGACTGCGCGAACTTCGAAATGATGCGGCACGACGTGACATTTCCGCTCTATGTGGAAGTGGACGAGATCTACAATCTCGCATGTCCCGCGTCACCCATTCATTACCAGCACGACCCGGTGCAGACGACGAAGACGAGCGTGCATGGCGCAATCAACATGCTCGGCCTCGCGAAGCGTGTGGGTGCGAAGATCTTCCAGGCGTCGACCAGCGAGGTCTATGGCGATGCACGCGTGCATCCGCAAAAGGAAGACTACTGGGGCCACGTGAATCCCATCGGGCCGCGCTCCTGCTATGACGAAGGCAAGCGCTGCGCCGAAACGCTCTTCATGGACTATCGAAGGCAGCATGGGCTCGAAATACGCATCGCGCGAATCTTCAACACTTACGGGCCGCGCATGCATCCCGCCGACGGCCGGGTCGTATCCAACTTCGTAATGCAGGCGTTGAGCGGCGAACCCTTGACGGTGTATGGCGACGGCTCCCAGACGCGTTCGTTCTGCTTCGTCGACGACATGATCGATGCGTTCATCCGGCTCATGAATCTCGATGCGTATCCCGATGGTCCCGTCAATCTCGGCAATCCGCATGAGGTGTCGATGCTGGATATCGCACAACGCATCGTCGAGATCACGGGTTCGTCTTCGGCAATCGAATTTCGCCCGTTGCCCATCGACGACCCGTGGCATCGTCAGCCCGATATCGCGCGCGCACGACAACTGCTCGCGTGGCAGCCGCAGACGTCGCTCGGCGACGGTCTCGCCGAAACGGTCCGATATTTTTCGGCGCTGCTGCAATCCGCTTCGGCATCGAAAGGCGCGGCACGCTTCGCCGCTTCCGTTCCCGCGCCCGTTCCCGTTCAGTCCAACGTGTGA
- a CDS encoding glycosyltransferase family 4 protein — MLRSCRRLRVLTWHVHGNYLYYLTQAPHDFYLVTKPGNPPGYAGANGSLPWGDNVHEVDIDQVASGEFDVVLYQHRQHWEHDREHVLSGAQRRLPRVYIEHDPPMENPYQQWHWVDDPDTLLVHVTHFNQLMWDCGATPTRVIEHGVVVPEGVRYGGERECGIVVVNHLAQRGRRLGADVFAQMRSRVPLDLVGMDAQSCDGIGEIGNMELAAFIARYRFFFNPIRWTSLGLAIVEAMTIGMPIVGLATTELSTVIRNGENGFIHTDTDALADAMHMLLRDPSLARVLGENARRTAQERFHIDRFVQDWHDTLTQVTA, encoded by the coding sequence ATGTTGCGTAGCTGTCGCCGGCTGCGCGTGCTGACCTGGCATGTGCACGGCAACTATCTTTACTACCTGACCCAGGCGCCGCACGATTTCTATCTGGTCACGAAGCCTGGCAACCCGCCGGGCTATGCGGGCGCGAACGGCTCGCTGCCGTGGGGCGATAACGTGCACGAAGTCGACATCGATCAGGTGGCGTCGGGTGAATTCGACGTCGTGCTGTATCAGCATCGTCAGCATTGGGAACACGATCGCGAGCATGTGTTGTCCGGAGCGCAGCGGCGCTTGCCGCGCGTCTACATCGAACACGATCCGCCAATGGAGAATCCGTATCAGCAGTGGCATTGGGTCGACGATCCCGACACCCTGCTCGTGCATGTCACGCATTTCAACCAGCTGATGTGGGATTGCGGCGCAACGCCCACGCGGGTAATCGAACATGGCGTGGTGGTGCCCGAAGGCGTGCGCTACGGCGGCGAACGCGAGTGCGGGATCGTCGTCGTCAATCATCTGGCGCAGCGCGGCCGACGCCTGGGTGCCGATGTGTTCGCGCAGATGCGCTCCCGTGTGCCGCTCGATCTCGTCGGCATGGACGCGCAAAGCTGCGACGGCATCGGCGAGATCGGCAATATGGAACTGGCCGCGTTTATCGCGCGCTATCGCTTCTTCTTCAATCCAATCCGCTGGACGAGCCTCGGTCTCGCGATCGTCGAAGCGATGACGATCGGCATGCCGATCGTCGGGCTGGCGACGACGGAACTGTCGACGGTCATCCGCAACGGCGAGAACGGCTTCATTCACACGGATACCGATGCGCTCGCCGACGCGATGCACATGTTGCTGCGCGACCCGTCGCTTGCGCGCGTGCTGGGCGAGAACGCGCGGCGCACCGCACAAGAGCGCTTTCATATCGACCGTTTCGTGCAGGACTGGCACGACACGCTGACGCAGGTCACCGCCTGA
- a CDS encoding glycosyltransferase family 9 protein — MNSFIERLDPQRIVIFRALQLGDMLCSVPALRALRRAAPHAHIALVGLPWAQTFVDRYAGLLDELILFPGAIGFPEQREDDSALPAFIDAMRERHFDLAIQLHGSGGIANDIVCGFGACANAGFVQHDEVQRAGCFIEWPDTLAEPHRYLALTNAMGAPCESDTLSFDLNARDEAEYAALVAEHGIEAHRLVLMHPGAQLPSRRWPVARFAEVADALASYGWQIAVTGMAAEAELTAAVLGTMAAPALHLAGSTSLGSLAALVERARLVVCNDTGISHIAAAMRTPSVVIASGSDTLRWAPLDRERHRVLADYPPCRPCAFRECPYGHECALNVSVPQVVGAARAMLARDLRARPAPPCLLHERNTNVVPIREEVRHVA; from the coding sequence GTGAATTCCTTCATCGAACGACTCGATCCGCAGCGCATCGTCATCTTCCGCGCGCTTCAACTCGGCGACATGCTGTGCAGCGTGCCCGCGCTGCGCGCACTGCGACGCGCGGCGCCGCACGCTCACATCGCGCTGGTCGGCTTGCCGTGGGCGCAGACTTTCGTTGACCGTTATGCCGGCTTGCTCGACGAGCTGATCCTGTTTCCCGGCGCCATCGGGTTTCCGGAACAGCGCGAAGACGATAGCGCGCTGCCTGCTTTCATCGACGCGATGCGCGAGCGGCACTTCGACCTTGCGATCCAGCTGCACGGCAGCGGCGGCATCGCGAACGACATCGTGTGCGGTTTCGGCGCGTGCGCAAACGCGGGCTTCGTGCAACATGACGAGGTCCAGCGCGCAGGCTGTTTCATCGAATGGCCAGATACGCTCGCCGAGCCGCACCGCTATCTCGCGCTGACCAACGCGATGGGCGCGCCGTGCGAAAGCGACACGCTTTCGTTCGACCTGAACGCTCGGGACGAGGCGGAGTATGCGGCGCTCGTGGCCGAGCATGGAATCGAGGCGCACCGGCTAGTGCTGATGCACCCGGGCGCGCAGTTGCCGTCGCGCCGCTGGCCCGTCGCGCGCTTCGCAGAAGTCGCCGATGCGCTCGCTTCGTATGGCTGGCAGATCGCCGTCACAGGCATGGCCGCCGAAGCGGAACTGACAGCCGCCGTACTGGGCACGATGGCCGCGCCCGCGCTGCATCTGGCAGGTTCGACTTCGTTGGGCTCGCTCGCAGCGCTGGTTGAACGAGCAAGACTCGTCGTATGCAACGACACGGGCATCTCGCATATTGCTGCCGCGATGCGCACGCCGAGCGTCGTGATCGCGTCGGGCAGCGACACGCTTCGCTGGGCCCCGCTGGACCGCGAGAGGCATCGCGTGCTGGCCGACTATCCGCCTTGCCGTCCGTGTGCGTTTCGCGAGTGTCCGTACGGGCACGAATGCGCGCTCAACGTCAGCGTGCCGCAAGTGGTCGGCGCCGCGCGTGCCATGCTTGCGCGCGATCTCCGCGCGCGGCCCGCCCCGCCATGTCTGCTGCACGAGCGCAATACAAACGTCGTACCCATTCGAGAGGAGGTGCGCCATGTTGCGTAG
- a CDS encoding glycosyltransferase family 2 protein, which yields MLFDIAVVVPTYRRPAMLETCLNALAAQDFDATRYEIVVCDDGPDDATRAAVEQLALRVAGRGPAVRYVPVSDTQGPAAARNAGWRAARSPLIAFTDDDTVADPHWLTAGAAALATGADAASGRIVMPLPDDPTDYELDASGLARAEFATANAFVRRARLATMGGFDERFTSAWREDSDLQFAVLQAGGRIVHAPDAVVVHPVRPARWGVSLSQQKKSQFEALLYRKHPALYRQRIDARPPLRYYAIVASLLCGVAAALAGNVALSAAALLLWCGLTSAFCVARLRHTRRDLGHVAEMAWTSTLIPFLSIYWRLRGALRYKVFFL from the coding sequence ATGCTGTTCGACATCGCCGTCGTCGTGCCGACCTACCGACGGCCCGCGATGCTCGAAACCTGCCTGAACGCGCTGGCCGCACAGGACTTCGATGCGACGCGCTATGAGATCGTCGTGTGCGACGACGGTCCCGACGATGCGACGCGCGCAGCCGTCGAGCAGTTGGCGCTGCGCGTCGCCGGGCGCGGCCCGGCCGTGCGCTATGTGCCCGTCAGCGATACGCAAGGCCCCGCCGCCGCGCGCAATGCGGGCTGGCGCGCGGCGCGCTCGCCGCTGATCGCGTTCACCGACGACGATACCGTCGCCGATCCGCACTGGCTCACGGCCGGCGCAGCCGCGCTCGCGACGGGCGCCGACGCCGCATCGGGCAGGATCGTGATGCCCTTGCCCGACGATCCCACCGACTATGAACTCGATGCGAGCGGCCTCGCACGCGCGGAGTTCGCCACCGCAAATGCCTTTGTGCGCCGCGCACGGCTGGCGACAATGGGCGGCTTCGACGAGCGCTTCACGTCCGCATGGCGCGAGGATTCCGATTTGCAATTCGCCGTGCTGCAGGCGGGCGGCCGCATCGTGCACGCACCCGATGCCGTCGTCGTGCACCCCGTGCGCCCCGCTCGCTGGGGCGTGAGTCTGTCGCAGCAGAAGAAGAGCCAGTTCGAGGCGTTGCTGTATCGCAAGCATCCCGCGTTGTACCGGCAGCGGATCGACGCGAGGCCGCCGCTGCGCTACTACGCAATCGTCGCGAGCCTGTTGTGCGGCGTCGCTGCCGCGCTTGCGGGAAACGTGGCGCTCTCGGCTGCGGCGCTGCTTCTGTGGTGCGGTTTGACGTCGGCATTTTGCGTCGCACGGCTGCGTCATACGCGCCGCGACCTCGGGCATGTCGCCGAAATGGCGTGGACGTCGACGCTCATCCCGTTCCTGTCGATCTATTGGCGCCTGCGCGGCGCGCTTCGCTACAAGGTGTTCTTCCTGTGA
- a CDS encoding carbamoyltransferase family protein has protein sequence MYTLGINAVYHDSAAVLIRDGVVLAAAEDERFTHVKHAKRPVPFSTWQLPFDAIDYCLAAAGIELKDVDHVAYSYDPALFAGMPKTPGATIELPFDPAQHTPANPSESPWDPLFLSYIANAKAQLLDGAPHHLSRRFKGVDRNDCFQWHFVDHHLAHEASAFLASPFDDTAVLTMDGRGEGVTTSMGQFTGGTYKRLRQVELPHSLGLLYEAVTAWLGFLHSSDEYKVMALASYGKPVYADQFREIVKVKEDGTYTVDAPRLVERFGAPRERGGPLEQRHFDIARSLQGVLEETVLHLAHWLHRQTGLTRLCMAGGVALNCVMNSKIRDLGPFDEVWVQPAAGDAGTALGAALWTDYRERGTHTRHWTMDHAYLGPAFGDDEIERFLKWSKIPYRRARDIVNETADMLADNKVIGWYQGRTEFGPRALGARSILASPIDPGMQAKLNEIKDREDFRPVAPVVMEEHAADWFVGGQRAPFMLFVFDVREEQAARIPAVRHVDGTARVQTVNRAQHALYYDLLEAFRQRTGVPVLVNTSFNTRGEPMVNSPRDAVESFWTSPLDALVIGPFIVEKAGSAVSAATSTENAQ, from the coding sequence ATGTACACACTGGGAATCAATGCCGTCTATCACGACAGCGCCGCCGTTCTGATCCGCGACGGCGTCGTGCTCGCCGCCGCCGAAGACGAACGCTTCACGCATGTGAAGCACGCGAAGCGGCCCGTGCCGTTCTCGACCTGGCAACTGCCGTTCGATGCCATCGACTACTGTCTCGCCGCTGCCGGAATCGAACTGAAGGACGTCGATCACGTCGCGTACTCGTACGACCCGGCGCTGTTCGCGGGCATGCCGAAAACGCCGGGCGCAACGATCGAACTGCCGTTCGATCCGGCGCAGCACACGCCCGCGAATCCGTCGGAATCGCCGTGGGATCCCCTCTTTCTCAGCTACATCGCGAATGCGAAAGCGCAGCTGCTCGACGGCGCGCCGCATCATCTGTCCAGGCGGTTCAAGGGCGTGGACCGAAACGACTGCTTCCAATGGCACTTCGTGGACCATCATCTCGCGCACGAAGCGAGCGCCTTTCTCGCCAGCCCCTTCGACGATACCGCCGTGCTCACGATGGACGGACGCGGCGAAGGCGTGACGACGAGCATGGGACAGTTCACGGGCGGCACGTATAAACGGCTGCGTCAGGTCGAACTGCCGCACTCGCTCGGGCTGCTCTATGAGGCCGTCACCGCGTGGCTCGGCTTTCTGCACTCGTCGGACGAGTACAAGGTCATGGCGCTCGCATCGTACGGCAAGCCGGTGTATGCCGACCAGTTCCGGGAAATCGTCAAGGTCAAGGAGGACGGCACGTATACCGTCGATGCACCGCGTCTCGTCGAACGCTTCGGCGCGCCGCGCGAGCGCGGCGGCCCGCTCGAACAGCGTCACTTCGATATCGCGCGCTCGCTGCAAGGCGTGCTCGAAGAGACCGTGCTGCACCTCGCGCACTGGCTGCATCGGCAGACGGGATTGACGCGCCTTTGCATGGCGGGGGGCGTCGCACTGAACTGCGTGATGAACTCGAAGATTCGCGATCTGGGACCATTCGACGAAGTGTGGGTCCAGCCCGCGGCCGGCGACGCAGGCACGGCCCTCGGTGCCGCGCTGTGGACCGATTACCGCGAACGCGGCACGCATACGCGCCACTGGACGATGGACCACGCCTATCTCGGCCCCGCGTTCGGCGACGATGAAATCGAGCGCTTCCTGAAGTGGTCGAAGATCCCCTATCGCCGCGCTCGGGACATCGTCAACGAAACGGCCGACATGCTCGCCGACAACAAGGTGATCGGCTGGTATCAAGGGCGCACGGAGTTTGGACCGCGCGCGCTCGGCGCACGCTCGATCCTCGCCTCGCCGATCGACCCCGGCATGCAGGCAAAGCTCAATGAGATCAAGGATCGCGAAGACTTCCGTCCGGTTGCGCCCGTCGTCATGGAAGAGCATGCGGCCGACTGGTTCGTCGGCGGCCAACGCGCGCCCTTCATGCTGTTCGTATTCGATGTCCGCGAGGAACAGGCCGCGCGCATTCCCGCCGTGCGGCACGTCGACGGCACTGCGCGCGTGCAGACGGTGAACCGTGCGCAGCACGCGCTGTACTACGATCTGCTCGAAGCGTTCCGCCAGCGCACGGGCGTGCCTGTGCTCGTCAACACATCGTTCAATACGCGGGGCGAGCCGATGGTCAATTCGCCGCGCGATGCCGTCGAGTCGTTCTGGACCTCGCCGCTCGATGCGCTCGTGATCGGGCCGTTCATCGTCGAAAAAGCGGGGTCTGCCGTATCGGCGGCGACGTCGACGGAGAACGCGCAATGA